A single genomic interval of Anopheles darlingi chromosome X, idAnoDarlMG_H_01, whole genome shotgun sequence harbors:
- the LOC125959070 gene encoding uncharacterized protein LOC125959070, giving the protein MAMNRKDTRKSSSSSRRVPLVHRAGWVTVERDLATLDMLHTVPGRLYERVKRLIELPPYDEIGCFPVDPQHHHRPPPASDEKHKKDEKREKRTDQGSEEEEEEEEEEEEDEQEEGDEAGGGGLIEPTVEPRTVGRQGVGVPGSGQAAAAGSNWMEQFLRRTSNERIRWQTKYYCTDRKLLDKPLFQQIEELIDLGAQDFSEWLNGLGAEKSNITKDIIKQLFSIEIEEEIARAIRVETREVRAIPTEAARHWHLDHMALERRITQVMRADQRAARRTRERHVAFGRTLPRELRTGAPDRDAAITGGTGTGDGSILLPDFPDDLRTLKALFKDIRHLRSVRYLIEHLADRTDIQRPRYLVEQGLFRAHQQRQQRQQRQHPSGHGPGPVGQTGQPPFYRLVLSNRMLLDSVKRH; this is encoded by the exons ATGGCGATGAACCGGAAGGACACacggaagagcagcagcagcagccgccgagTTCCGTTGGTGCATCGAGCG GGATGGGTTACGGTGGAACGGGACCTGGCCACACTGGACATGCTCCATACCGTCCCGGGGCGGCTGTACGAGCGGGTGAAGCGTCTGATCGAGCTGCCACCGTACGATGAGATAGGTTGCTTTCCGGTCGacccccagcaccaccaccgaccaccaccagcgagcgacgAGAAACACAAGAAGGACGAGAAGCGCGAGAAGCGAACCGACCAGGGatcagaagaagaggaagaagaagaagaagaggaggaggaggatgagcaAGAAGAGGGCGacgaagctggtggtggtgggttgatcGAGCCAACGGTGGAACCCCGGACGGTAGGCAGACAGGGGGTAGGGGTACCGGGTAGCGGGCAGGCGGCCGCAGCTGGTAGCAACTGGATGGAGCAGTTCCTGCGCCGCACCAGCAACGAGAGGATCCGGTGGCAGACCAAGTACTACTGCACCGACCGGAAGCTGCTCGATAAGCCACTGTTCCAGCAGATCGAGGAGCTGATCGATCTCGGGGCGCAGGATTTCTCCGAGTGGCTGAACGGACTGGGGGCGGAGAAATCCAACATCACCAAGGACATCATCAAGCAGCTATtttcgatcgagatcgaggagGAGATCGCCCGGGCGATACGGGTTGAGACGCGCGAGGTGCGCGCCATCCCGACCGAGGCCGCCCGCCACTGGCATCTCGATCAC ATGGCACTGGAGCGACGGATCACGCAGGTGATGCGAGCGGACCAGCGGGCGGCCCGCCGCACCCGCGAAAGGCACGTCGCGTTCGGGCGCACCCTGCCCCGGGAGCTGCGTACCGGGGCGCCAGACCGGGATGCTGCCATCACtggcggtaccggtaccggtgacgGCAGCATCCTGCTACCGGACTTCCCGGACGATCTGCGCACGCTGAAGGCCCTGTTCAAGGATATCCGCCATCTGCGCTCCGTTCGCTACCTCATCGAGCATCTGGCGGACCGGACCGACATCCAGCGGCCCCGGTACCTCGTCGAGCAGGGTCTGTTCCGGGCGCATCAGCAAcgccagcaacggcagcaacggcagcacccCTCCGGTCACGGTCCAGGGCCGGTCGGCCAGACCGGTCAACCACCGTTCTATCGGCTCGTCCTCTCCAACCGGATGCTGCTCGATAGCGTCAAGCGTCACTAA
- the LOC125957149 gene encoding proton channel OtopLc-like, with amino-acid sequence MLRVPELRVYPPAGEDSDTSAGSARRPISKRSTPGTSRRTTLGSVELLPPPPPTKSHNASQNASHSSSRRPSVAGGGRRRSVVLDFIRKHSSRLSLNRRFSELFAGDELGRLDSKQLLRNHQQAQAQLVTALSALYAKLLIILGITLPVTELVAHRAPINFHQPFYLYLYAVSIVLCALLHLDRYRHPTVPPSIAAVHRPGSKGGSASHSASFYLRIGAIAFGVGSLVYSALDFGQYFERSHDEGCGGGVLVALIPATRMLLCVIQMQFIITSGKELGLERHPFTARFALMHLLATNVCEWLFVLVEEAKHEIELLERYPLPQAPTSTNTTMTVGIGSNNGTSTLSTDCRPRGHIMSNVVHNTAPFLFPCTIEYSLICALTMYSLWRGLVRRGTQGAVQTEQGVAGRAANRLSIDCSRAQTGLLAGIVTLVVTLLVLIMHFVLRKQTHRELQELAMLEVVVYELVLYSVTLAAVGRAMLSMRDLRVLTQRHGPARVQPPLPLDCHLLLITQTGIYIYGVFSIIGTYHTYGRALHWAVLSEVLALAQTSLQTLFVLSTWWRRCKGARQNRAKPGRQIVTFLLVANLAAWLVNALVKSHASFRPQVMQFYGAGAWAIIAHVSMPLAIFYRFHSTICLFEIWKNTYKARYQTDASGGFSAAATRRPSAIPR; translated from the exons ATGCTGCGCGTTCCGGAGCTACG TGTGTATCCACCGGCGGGGGAGGATTCGGATACGAGCGCTGGATCAGCACGGCGGCCGATAAGCAAGCGATCGACACCGGGAACCAGCCGCCGGACGACGCTCGGTAGCGTGGAgctgttaccaccaccaccacccaccaagAGCCACAATGCGTCGCAGAATGCGTCGCACTCGTCGAGCCGCCGACCATCGGTTGCGGGCGGGGGCCGGCGCCGTTCCGTTGTCCTCGACTTCATCCGCAAACACAGCAGCCGCCTGTCGCTGAACCGGCGCTTCTCGGAGCTGTTCGCCGGCGATGAGCTGGGCCGTTTGGACAGCAAGCAGCTGCTCCGGAATCACCAGCAAGCACA AGCGCAGCTGGTCACGGCACTGTCCGCACTGTACGCGAAACTGCTGATCATCCTCGGGATAACGTTGCCGGTGACGGAGCTGGTCGCGCACCGGGCGCCCATCAACTTCCACCAACCCTTCTACCTCTACCTGTACGCAGTCAGCATTGTACTGTGTGCGCTGCTGCACCTGGACCGGTACCGCCACCCAACCGTACCGCCCAGCATAGCAGCCGTCCACCGTCCAG GAAGCAAGGGAGGATCGGCTTCGCACAGTGCCTCGTTCTACCTGCGCATCGGTGCCATCGCCTTCGGCGTCGGTAGCCTCGTCTACTCGGCCCTCGACTTTGGCCAGTACTTCGAGCGGAGCC atgACgagggttgtggtggtggcgtgctgGTTGCCCTCATCCCGGCCACCCGCATGCTGCTGTGCGTCATCCAAATGCAGTTCATCATCACGAGCGGCAAGGAGCTGGGACTGGAGCGGCACCCGTTCACCGCCCGGTTCGCCCTGATGCATCTGCTCGCCACCAACGTCTGCGAGTGGCTGTTCgtgctggtggaggaggcGAAACACGAGATCGAACTGCTGGAACGGTACCCGCTGCCGCAAGCACCCACCAGTACCAACACAACCATGACCGTCGGCATCGGTAGCAACAATGGCACCAGTACGCTGAGCACAG ATTGCCGGCCCCGGGGCCACATCATGAGCAACGTCGTCCACAATACCGCACCCTTCCTCTTTCCCTGCACCATCGAGTACTCGCTGATCTGTGCGCTGACGATGTACTCGCTGTGGCGAGGGCTGGTGAGACGCGGCACGCAGGGAGCCGTGCAGACGGAGCAGGGTGTGGCGGGCCGGGCCGCGAACCGgctctcgatcgattgctcgCGGGCCCAGACCGGCCTACTGGCCGGTATCGTCACGCTCGTCGTCACCCTGCTCGTGCTGATCATGCACTTCGTGCTGCGGAAGCAAACGCACCGGGAGCTCCAGGAGCTGGCAATGCTGGAGGTGGTCGTGTACGAGCTCGTCCTCTACTCCGTTACGCTCGCTGCGGTCGGCCGGGCGATGCTGAGCATGCGCGATTTGCGCGTGCTGACGCAGCGGCATGGGCCGGCCCGGGTACAACCGCCGCTTCCGCTCGATTgccacctgctgctgatcacgCAGACCGGTATCTACATCTACGGTGTGTTTTCGATCATCGGCACCTACCACACGTACGGGCGGGCCCTGCACTGGGCCGTACTGTCGGAGGTGCTCGCCCTTGCCCAGACCTCCCTCCAGACGCTGTTCGTGCTGAGCACCTGGTGGCGCCGGTGCAAGGGAGCACGCCAAAACCGAGCGAAACCGGGCCGCCAGATCGTTACGTTCCTGCTGGTCGCGAACCTGGCCGCCTGGCTGGTCAATGCGCTCGTCAAGAGCCACGCCAGCTTCCGGCCCCAGGTGATGCAGTTCTACGGTGCCGGTGCGTGGGCCATCATCGCCCACGTCTCGATGCCGCTCGCCATCTTCTACCGCTTCCACTCGACCATCTGTCTGTTCGAGATCTGGAAGAACACGTACAAGGCCCGCTACCAGACGGACGCTAGCGGTGGTTTCTCGGCCGCGGCCACGCGCCGACCATCCGCCATTCCCCGCTGA
- the LOC125957131 gene encoding proton channel OtopLc-like: MSQAAPNEVEAVRREDSVILRQTPQTMAMAPTPSTVGTDTTPAQNTTTPPVTVTLTVPSFGGGGEELGYDSQQLQQHHLQPPSTPSSYQKRPVSVYSATNNHRVPPPPIIRAVSYQPSLAGTAVTHQSEDSANHHTLPPSTVEEKSKHTRRYLAGVTGISYALFLIVFGLIAFITDAVENNARYPLAEVFALYMVSTGIVYFVFLYVDIRLYVRRAQRAVEELNRRRELYNEQLQLRSMATLVTANGGLELATGDQPIGVPRPLETPLEPLKPIPHDYCFVTGRHGEIIYLKLGATWFCFGLLIHSVLLLSYQGILMNSRDGKWAQCASNTTIAMEVLFLFYCLFLIFFFWKYANIVINRYRGLARFGIMHAIGTALAFWVLTIVRETVVAIRIKQSYYDDYAGNGPEAAAATVAAIDAPWNRSAPVLSPIDCPGPEELNQVLASFSPYLYPFVIEFNILIVGLLYMIYANISKCPKKITVKGHRGHGGHGGHGGSVHGDHVSKVGGGSVVDGFDGRSEHSDHCDDTLDHEAQVKSRLIVYGDCQHASRGLFAGLLLIVATIVVIILFHIASRDDDYRDTGILLDGIFEVTVLGIMILATLAAYYQTARLDINPHPISRLDDVLLFIAIPAFFSETLFSMIPAFENGSILNGFIVFTQVVQVLIQTPWICDALRRCSNTAELQQQKPGKELVTFMTIANVSLWIYYTFAVKTGDIGDERYEYYGDVLWSILNHLSLPLIMFYRFHSSVCLVDIWRHSYEPGEHAH; this comes from the exons ATGTCCCAGGCGGCACCGAACGAAGTTGAGGCGGTACGGCGTGAGGATTCCGTCATTTTACGGCAAACCCCgcaaacgatggcgatggcaccGACACCGTCGACGGTCGGCACCGACACCACACCGGCTCAG aacacaacaacaccgccCGTGACGGTAACACTGACGGTACCGAGCTTCGGAGGCGGCGGCGAAGAGTTGGGCTACGATTcgcaacaactgcaacaacatcatctgcaaccaccatcaacaccgagCTCCTATCAAAAGCGGCCCGTCTCGGTGTACTcggccaccaacaaccaccgggtaccaccgccaccgatcatCCGAGCCGTCTCGTACCAACCGTCGCTGGCCGGTACGGCCGTAACGCACCAATCGGAGGACTCCGCAAACCACCACACACTGCCACCGTCGACGGTGGAGGAAAAATCGAAGCACACGCGCCGCTACCTAGCCGGTGTGACCGGCATCAGCTACGCCCTGTTTCTGATCGTGTTCGGTTTGATCGCGTTCATCACCGACGCGGTGGAGAACAATGCGCGCTACCCGCTGGCCGAGGTGTTTGCCCTCTACATGGTGTCGACCGGTATCGTCTACTTTGTCTTTCTCTACGTCGACATCCGGCTGTACGTGCGGCGAGCGCAGCGCGCCGTCGAGGAGCTCAATCGGCGCCGTGAGCTGTACAacgagcagctgcagctgcgcTCGATGGCAACGCTGGTCACGGCCAACGGTGGCCTGGAACTGGCCACCGGTGATCAGCCGATCGGCGTACCGCGCCCGCTGGAGACACCGCTCGAGCCACTGAAACCGATCCCGCACGATTATTGCTTCGTAACGGGGCGGCACGGTGAGATCATCTACCTGAAGCTCGGCGCTACCTGGTTCTGCTTCGGGCTGCTGATCcactcggtgctgctgctctcgtacCAGGGCATCCTGATGAACAGCCGGGACGGGAAGTGGGCCCAGTGTGCGTCGAACACGACCATCGCCATGGAGGTGCTGTTTCTTTTCTACTGTCTCTTTCTGATATTCTTCTTCTGGAAGTACGCCAACATCGTGATCAACCGGTACCGTGGGTTGGCCCGGTTCGGTATCATGCACGCCATCGGGACCGCGCTCGCCTTCTGGGTGCTGACGATCGTGCGCGAAACGGTGGTCGCGATCCGGATCAAGCAGTCGTACTACGACGATTACGCCGGCAACGGTcccgaagctgctgctgccacggtgGCGGCGATCGATGCACCGTGGAACCGATCCGCACCCGTCCTGTCGCCCATCGACTGTCCGGGGCCGGAGGAGCTGAACCAGGTGTTGGCTTCCTTCTCGCCCTACCTCTACCCGTTCGTGATCGAGTTTAACATTCTGATCGTGGGGCTGCTCTACATGATTTACGCTAACATCAGCAAATGCCCGAAAAAGATCACGGTCAAGGGACACCGGGGCCATGGTGGGCATGGTGGGCACGGCGGCAGCGTGCACGGTGATCATGTGTCGAAGGTGGGCGGTGGTAGCGTGGTCGATGGGTTCGATGGACGCAGCGAGCACAGCGACCACTGTGACGATACGCTCGATCACGAGGCCCAGGTCAAATCGCGGCTCATCGTGTACGGTGACTGTCAGCACGCTAGCCGTGGTCTGTTCGCCGGactgctgctcatcgtcgccaccatcgtcgtcatcatacTCTTCCACATCGCGTCCCGCGACGA CGACTACCGGGACACGGGTATCCTGCTGGACGGTATCTTCGAGGTGACCGTACTGGGCATCATGATATTAGCGACGCTCGCCGCCTACTACCAGACGGCCCGGCTCGACATCAATCCGCATCCGATCTCGCGGCTCGACGATGTGCTGCTGTTCATCGCGATACCGGCGTTCTTCTCCGAGACGTTGTTCAGCATGATACCGGCGTTCGAGAACGGTTCGATCCTGAACGGGTTCATCGTGTTCACGCAGGTCGTCCAGGTGCTGATCCAGACACCGTGGATCTGTGACGCGCTGCGCCGCTGCTCGAACACGgccgagctgcagcagcagaaaccgggCAAGGAGCTGGTCACCTTCATGACCATCGCGAACGTGTCGCTCTGGATCTACTACACGTTTGCCGTCAAAACCGGTGACATTGGCGATGAGCG GTACGAGTACTACGGGGATGTGCTGTGGTCGATCCTGAACCACCTCTCGCTACCACTCATCATGTTCTACCGGTTTCACTCATCCGTCTGCCTGGTGGACATCTGGCGCCATTCGTACGAACCGGGCGAACATGCCCATTGA